One genomic window of Candidatus Hydrogenedentota bacterium includes the following:
- the cas4 gene encoding CRISPR-associated protein Cas4 gives MTHQEDELLPLSGIHHFLFCRRSWALITVEQQWDENIFTIKGHEFHKRVDDPFENQSGPSLIVSRSLPVRSFKLGLTGVCDLVEFHPSKDGVNLAGHSGLWKPIPIEYKRGLPKPDARDEVQLCAQAICLEEMLSVTVERAFLYYGKTRHRTEVSLDQQLRDLVTNSAKEMHQLYARGYTPQARYKKECKSCSLVEICLPTIQTEASDVKKYIQRFLEEDQ, from the coding sequence ATGACCCATCAAGAAGACGAACTGCTGCCGTTATCGGGAATTCACCATTTCCTCTTTTGCCGGAGGTCATGGGCGTTAATCACGGTTGAACAGCAGTGGGACGAAAACATCTTTACCATCAAAGGGCATGAATTCCACAAACGGGTTGACGATCCCTTTGAAAACCAGTCGGGACCCAGCTTGATCGTCTCGCGCTCCCTTCCCGTGCGTTCCTTCAAGCTCGGTCTCACCGGCGTCTGCGACCTTGTCGAATTTCACCCCTCAAAAGATGGCGTCAACCTCGCAGGTCATTCCGGTCTTTGGAAACCAATTCCCATCGAATACAAACGCGGGCTCCCAAAACCCGATGCCCGGGACGAAGTGCAGCTTTGCGCTCAGGCAATCTGCCTCGAAGAAATGCTCTCTGTCACCGTTGAAAGAGCGTTCCTCTATTATGGAAAAACCCGCCATCGCACCGAGGTCAGTTTGGACCAGCAACTGCGCGATTTGGTTACCAACTCCGCGAAAGAGATGCATCAGCTTTATGCCCGCGGCTACACCCCACAAGCACGCTATAAAAAAGAATGCAAATCATGTTCACTGGTGGAAATTTGCCTGCCAACCATCCAGACCGAAGCAAGCGATGTCAAAAAATATATACAGCGCTTTTTGGAGGAAGACCAATGA
- the cas7c gene encoding type I-C CRISPR-associated protein Cas7/Csd2: MATLQNKIDFALVFTAKNANPNGDPLGGNRPRTTSDGLGEVSDVCLKCKIRNRLQEMGNAIFVQMDDNKTDEKKSLSERFNHFLATLDKKEQKDKELVSAKVCEQWMDVRSFGQVFAFKKGKDTAEVSIGIRGPVTIQAAFSVEPVIIESIQITKSVNSETTEDGRKSSDTMGMKHRVSQGVYVTYGSISPQLAEKTGFSREDADEIKKALATIFEGDESSARPSGSMQVVELVWFEHNNKSGQYSSAKVHRTVKADKDGKVTVEPLEGLTPERIEG; encoded by the coding sequence ATGGCGACATTACAGAATAAAATCGACTTTGCACTTGTATTTACGGCAAAAAACGCAAACCCAAACGGCGACCCGCTGGGTGGCAACAGACCCCGCACTACCAGTGACGGTTTGGGCGAGGTTTCGGACGTATGTCTGAAGTGTAAAATACGCAATCGGTTACAAGAAATGGGAAACGCTATTTTTGTTCAAATGGATGATAACAAGACAGATGAAAAAAAATCACTATCTGAGCGGTTCAATCATTTTCTTGCTACTTTGGACAAGAAAGAACAGAAAGACAAGGAACTTGTTTCTGCGAAGGTTTGTGAACAATGGATGGATGTTCGCTCCTTTGGTCAGGTTTTTGCTTTTAAAAAAGGTAAAGACACTGCGGAAGTTTCCATTGGTATAAGGGGACCTGTCACCATCCAGGCTGCATTTAGTGTAGAACCTGTGATTATCGAATCTATTCAAATCACGAAGTCTGTCAATAGTGAAACCACTGAGGATGGCAGAAAATCTTCTGATACCATGGGTATGAAACACCGAGTGAGCCAAGGAGTGTATGTTACCTATGGCAGTATCAGTCCCCAACTTGCCGAAAAAACCGGTTTTTCGAGAGAAGATGCGGATGAAATTAAAAAAGCATTGGCAACCATTTTTGAAGGAGATGAATCTTCTGCGCGTCCAAGTGGCTCTATGCAGGTGGTAGAACTTGTCTGGTTTGAACATAATAACAAATCGGGTCAATATTCTTCTGCAAAGGTTCACCGCACCGTTAAAGCCGACAAAGATGGCAAGGTAACTGTTGAACCTTTGGAAGGACTTACTCCTGAACGCATAGAAGGATGA
- the cas1c gene encoding type I-C CRISPR-associated endonuclease Cas1, which yields MKKLGNVLYVTIPEAFLSLEGETIIVEVEEKPKTRLPLLNLDAIVCFNWIGISPKLMGACVERKINLTFLTPYGKFLANVSGNIRGNVLLRRKQFALAESKEESLSISRNIVYAKIYNQRKVVERTIRDHSMVIDQAKLRDVSEKIKQSIQSAKDAKDTEELIAIEGYVAKQYFSCFNEMILQQKDEFAMNGRNRRLPLDRMNALLSFLYVLLANETRSALESIGLDPYVGFMHKDRPGRPSLALDIMEEFRPILCDRLALTLVNRRQISPSGFLIKESEAVLMDDETRKQVLTAWQERKKQEIIHPYLKEKIPYGLLPHVQSLLLSRHIRGDLPEYPPFFME from the coding sequence ATGAAGAAACTCGGAAACGTCCTCTATGTTACCATCCCCGAAGCCTTTCTTAGCCTCGAAGGAGAAACCATCATTGTCGAGGTCGAAGAAAAACCGAAAACCAGGCTGCCCCTGCTCAATTTGGATGCCATCGTTTGCTTCAATTGGATCGGTATCAGCCCAAAACTGATGGGGGCTTGCGTTGAGCGAAAAATAAATCTTACCTTCCTCACCCCCTATGGCAAATTTTTGGCAAATGTCTCCGGAAACATCCGCGGAAACGTTTTGCTACGCAGAAAACAATTTGCACTTGCCGAATCCAAAGAAGAATCCCTCTCTATCTCCAGGAACATCGTTTACGCGAAAATCTACAACCAACGAAAAGTTGTCGAGCGAACAATCCGCGACCATAGCATGGTCATTGATCAAGCAAAATTGCGGGATGTATCCGAAAAAATTAAACAAAGCATTCAGTCTGCCAAAGACGCCAAAGACACAGAAGAACTAATCGCCATTGAAGGCTATGTGGCGAAGCAATATTTTTCATGTTTTAACGAGATGATCCTACAACAAAAAGATGAATTTGCCATGAACGGGCGCAATCGCCGTCTGCCCCTTGATAGAATGAACGCTTTGCTCTCATTTTTATATGTGTTGCTGGCAAACGAAACCAGATCAGCCCTTGAGTCAATTGGACTCGACCCCTATGTTGGCTTTATGCACAAAGACCGTCCCGGCAGACCCTCTTTGGCACTCGACATAATGGAAGAATTCAGACCAATACTATGTGACCGGCTTGCATTAACCCTGGTCAACCGCCGTCAAATTTCACCATCCGGGTTTTTAATCAAAGAAAGCGAGGCGGTTTTGATGGATGACGAAACCCGAAAACAAGTCCTGACAGCCTGGCAGGAAAGAAAGAAGCAAGAAATAATCCACCCATATTTGAAAGAGAAGATCCCGTATGGCTTGCTTCCCCATGTACAAAGCCTATTACTAAGTCGGCACATTCGCGGAGATCTTCCTGAATATCCGCCATTCTTTATGGAGTAA
- the cas8c gene encoding type I-C CRISPR-associated protein Cas8c/Csd1 codes for MGLFQNLLETYELSENAIGIAGSVKDGVIDEKKTLLPIFHTTFKSTICVNLAQHGKFLSATRDKKEITIIIPCTEGSSGRTTNVEAHPLCDQLDYLGGINKAKTKKYLSELKNWKGQNPSLNAIHTYISGQTIVEDLEGSAIFKDNEYQEQTDTPLHNRLDYEKIRKLGVRFTVQTGDGFINVWESEELRDLWKEYVLGSKSFTKSLFDYISGLDVGKIATQHPKNINSTTGNAKLLSCNDKTEFTFRGRFAKQDDAIIIDYENSQKVHQMLRWLISNYGYNVDSQVIVAWAVDDNKEVNEKLYDNSYILIEDTQADIQTEGERLEELKGQVYADYAVKLRSVLQGYRNANVLKQHARKICIAAFDSATTGRMGLVFYQELSEDEYLGKIVQWHEDTSYFLTAWKKPTDDTVELKSSRVEYIGAPSYDEIIFAVYGKDRGDKSYTTLKKKTRKQLLECMFGNFAFPKNLVEMAANRASHPMGFMDKNGKFSENDWRKSVNISCALIRKYYKKETEEIPLELEKERTDRDYLFGRLLAVADKLERTALYKAEKQDTRTTNALKLMSAFQVKPYSTWGQLYNQLIPYRNQLFGAGYYQSLIDEIMVLFKSGDFESNTPLSPLYLLGYSAQNRALLKKDKTEQSEETNDGDITE; via the coding sequence ATGGGACTGTTTCAAAATCTATTGGAAACCTATGAACTTTCTGAAAATGCTATAGGTATCGCGGGGAGTGTGAAGGATGGTGTCATCGATGAGAAAAAAACTCTCTTACCCATTTTTCATACAACATTCAAGTCAACAATTTGTGTGAATTTAGCCCAACATGGTAAATTCTTGAGTGCCACTCGAGATAAAAAAGAGATAACAATCATCATTCCCTGTACAGAAGGTTCTTCAGGGCGTACCACGAATGTGGAAGCTCATCCACTTTGCGATCAATTGGATTACCTTGGTGGCATCAATAAGGCAAAAACTAAAAAATATTTATCTGAATTGAAAAACTGGAAAGGTCAAAATCCAAGTTTAAACGCTATACATACTTATATATCTGGACAGACCATCGTAGAGGATCTGGAAGGCAGTGCAATATTTAAAGATAATGAATACCAAGAACAAACAGATACTCCATTACATAACCGGTTGGATTATGAAAAGATAAGAAAATTGGGTGTTCGTTTCACTGTCCAAACCGGAGATGGTTTCATCAATGTCTGGGAGAGTGAAGAATTGCGCGATTTATGGAAAGAATATGTTTTGGGCAGCAAATCCTTTACAAAGTCTCTTTTCGATTACATTAGTGGTCTCGATGTAGGAAAAATTGCCACCCAACATCCAAAAAACATCAATTCAACAACTGGTAATGCAAAGCTTCTTTCTTGCAACGATAAGACAGAATTCACTTTTCGCGGTCGCTTTGCAAAACAAGATGATGCAATAATCATCGACTATGAAAACTCTCAAAAAGTGCATCAAATGCTGCGATGGCTCATTTCAAATTATGGCTACAATGTTGATAGCCAGGTAATTGTTGCCTGGGCAGTAGACGATAACAAGGAAGTTAACGAAAAATTATACGATAACTCGTATATTTTAATCGAGGACACACAAGCCGATATACAAACAGAAGGGGAAAGGCTCGAAGAGCTTAAAGGACAAGTTTACGCAGATTACGCAGTAAAGTTAAGAAGTGTTTTGCAGGGTTACAGAAACGCAAATGTACTGAAACAACATGCCCGAAAAATCTGCATTGCTGCCTTTGACTCAGCAACTACAGGAAGAATGGGACTTGTCTTTTATCAAGAGCTTTCAGAGGATGAATATCTTGGAAAAATCGTGCAATGGCACGAGGATACATCCTATTTTCTAACTGCCTGGAAAAAGCCTACTGATGATACCGTTGAGCTGAAATCATCTCGTGTTGAATATATCGGCGCACCTTCTTATGATGAAATTATCTTTGCGGTTTACGGAAAAGATCGAGGGGACAAATCCTACACTACATTAAAAAAGAAAACCCGAAAACAGCTGCTGGAATGCATGTTTGGTAACTTTGCTTTCCCGAAAAATCTGGTGGAAATGGCAGCAAACCGCGCCTCTCACCCTATGGGCTTTATGGATAAAAATGGCAAGTTCAGCGAAAATGATTGGCGAAAATCTGTCAACATAAGCTGTGCACTAATACGCAAATATTATAAAAAAGAAACGGAGGAAATTCCATTGGAACTGGAAAAAGAAAGAACAGACAGAGACTATTTGTTCGGTAGGCTGCTGGCGGTCGCTGACAAATTAGAGCGAACAGCACTTTACAAAGCAGAAAAGCAGGATACAAGAACAACCAATGCTCTTAAGCTAATGAGTGCCTTTCAGGTGAAACCTTATTCCACCTGGGGTCAGTTGTACAATCAACTGATTCCTTACAGAAATCAATTGTTTGGTGCGGGGTATTATCAATCGCTAATTGATGAGATCATGGTTTTATTCAAAAGCGGAGACTTTGAAAGTAACACCCCTCTTTCACCGTTATACCTTCTTGGTTATTCGGCTCAAAACAGAGCCCTGTTAAAAAAAGACAAAACTGAACAATCGGAGGAAACAAATGATGGCGACATTACAGAATAA
- the cas2 gene encoding CRISPR-associated endonuclease Cas2, producing MLVLVTYDVNTESEGGKKRLRRVAKTCQSYGLRVQNSVFECLIDYGQASQLQIRLEEIIDKEKDSLRFYFLGDKWKGKVVHIGAKAITPMDEPLIF from the coding sequence ATGTTGGTGTTAGTCACATATGACGTAAACACGGAAAGCGAGGGTGGGAAAAAACGCCTCAGACGAGTCGCAAAAACCTGCCAAAGCTATGGCTTGCGTGTGCAAAACTCAGTATTTGAATGTTTGATAGACTATGGACAAGCCAGTCAATTGCAAATCAGGCTGGAAGAAATTATCGACAAAGAAAAAGATTCCTTGAGATTTTACTTTCTTGGTGATAAGTGGAAAGGAAAAGTAGTCCACATAGGTGCGAAAGCGATCACACCGATGGATGAGCCCCTGATATTCTGA